In Streptomyces chartreusis NRRL 3882, the following are encoded in one genomic region:
- a CDS encoding helix-turn-helix domain-containing protein yields MSPAVVPPVGARIRQARLERGTSLRALAREVGVSASLVSQIETGKSQPSVSTLYAITTALGISVESLFDARDDAGAIPLAATAPGTVQHALAAFATDPGRRIGPLVGAGERETLELDSGVVWERLGRVPGTDVDFLLVTYRPGGSSSGSGGLMRHSGTEYGYLTSGELILTLGFDEYTMGPGDAVSFESTTPHRYRNDGDVPAVGVWFVSGDVQ; encoded by the coding sequence GTGTCCCCCGCCGTCGTGCCGCCCGTCGGTGCGCGTATCCGGCAGGCGCGTCTGGAGCGCGGGACGAGCCTGCGCGCGCTCGCCCGGGAGGTCGGAGTGTCGGCGAGCCTCGTGTCGCAGATCGAGACCGGCAAGAGCCAGCCCTCCGTCAGCACGCTGTACGCGATCACGACGGCCCTCGGCATCTCCGTCGAGTCCCTCTTCGACGCCCGGGACGACGCCGGAGCCATTCCCCTCGCGGCGACGGCCCCCGGCACCGTCCAGCACGCCCTGGCCGCCTTCGCCACGGACCCGGGGCGGCGGATCGGCCCGCTGGTCGGCGCGGGAGAGCGCGAGACGCTGGAGCTGGACTCAGGCGTCGTATGGGAGCGTCTCGGCCGGGTGCCCGGCACGGATGTCGACTTCCTGCTGGTGACCTACCGGCCCGGCGGCTCCTCCTCCGGGTCCGGCGGGCTGATGCGGCACTCCGGCACCGAGTACGGCTATCTGACCTCCGGCGAACTGATCCTCACCCTCGGTTTCGACGAGTACACTATGGGCCCGGGCGACGCCGTCTCCTTCGAGTCGACGACCCCCCACCGCTACCGCAACGATGGAGACGTACCCGCTGTGGGTGTCTGGTTCGTGTCCGGCGATGTTCAGTGA
- a CDS encoding SAM-dependent methyltransferase codes for MSESHTPPSGSARLNTGVAHNARVWNYWIGGKDNYEVDQQVGEQVAGMFPIIRDIARADRDFLGRAVSFLAGERGVRQFLDIGTGLPTAANTHEIAQRLAPDSRIVYVDNDPIVLVHARTLLTGTRDGVTAYIDADVHDPDAILERAGHTLDFTRPVAVMMLGILNFVLDTEKARDIVRRVMAAVPSGSYLVLTHPTFDDELGGAGQIPAMKFWNENATPPITARGGADIAAFFDGLELLEPGMVSCGQWRADAGSAVLVPQYGAVAVKA; via the coding sequence GTGAGTGAGAGCCACACCCCGCCGAGCGGCTCGGCGAGGCTGAACACCGGTGTGGCGCACAACGCGCGCGTGTGGAACTACTGGATCGGCGGCAAGGACAACTACGAGGTCGACCAGCAGGTCGGCGAGCAGGTTGCCGGCATGTTCCCGATCATCCGGGACATCGCCCGGGCGGACCGGGACTTCCTGGGCCGGGCCGTGTCGTTCCTGGCCGGCGAGCGCGGAGTGCGGCAGTTCCTCGACATCGGCACGGGACTGCCGACGGCGGCCAACACCCACGAGATCGCCCAGCGGCTCGCCCCCGACTCACGGATCGTCTACGTCGACAACGACCCCATCGTGCTGGTGCACGCCCGCACGCTGCTGACCGGCACCCGCGACGGCGTCACCGCCTACATCGACGCCGACGTGCACGACCCGGACGCCATCCTCGAACGGGCCGGGCACACCCTCGACTTCACCCGGCCCGTCGCCGTCATGATGCTGGGCATCCTCAACTTCGTCCTGGACACGGAGAAGGCCCGGGACATCGTGCGCCGCGTGATGGCCGCGGTCCCCTCCGGCAGCTACCTGGTCCTCACCCACCCGACGTTCGACGACGAGCTCGGCGGCGCGGGGCAGATCCCCGCCATGAAGTTCTGGAACGAGAACGCCACTCCCCCGATCACCGCCCGCGGCGGCGCGGACATCGCCGCGTTCTTCGACGGTCTGGAGCTGCTCGAGCCGGGCATGGTGTCCTGCGGGCAGTGGCGTGCCGACGCCGGCTCGGCGGTGCTGGTGCCGCAGTACGGCGCGGTGGCCGTGAAGGCGTGA
- a CDS encoding glutamine synthetase family protein, translating to MTTLADPVPGGRPGDVERATALSGELSGRGVHGIVLSYVDTAGIGRVKTVPTARLASAAAWGVGMSPVFDTFLANDSVVTTDVLGSPDGDLRLYPDLDQLVVLAGQPGWAWAPVDRVTQDGERHPGCGRTFLRRVVTEAAARHGLTFKAAVEVEWTVARGDAPGDAFVPATTGPAYGAARQVELGDCTADLLAACAAQGLDVEQVHPEYAAGQFEISVGAVDPVAAADRSVLVRQTVRAVARRHGLRVSFAPAVVGQGVGNGGHVHLSAWRDGANLHSGGEGRYGMTAEAESFTAGLLAHLPGLTAVTAPSPASYLRLRPSQWAGVFTAWGRETRETALRVVTGTAGLRDQAANLEIKPVDLAANPYLAIGSLIAAGLDGLTSSATLPEETTGDPARLSEAEAAARGVRRLPVSLEQAVAEFRGDDVLRAALGPVLADAVIAVRRGELASVAGLDDDQVAAAYRWRY from the coding sequence ATGACCACCCTGGCCGATCCGGTGCCCGGCGGCCGTCCCGGCGATGTCGAGCGGGCCACCGCGCTGAGCGGCGAACTGTCCGGGCGGGGTGTGCACGGCATCGTGCTGTCCTACGTCGACACCGCGGGCATCGGCAGGGTGAAGACCGTCCCGACGGCCCGGCTCGCCTCCGCCGCGGCCTGGGGCGTCGGCATGTCCCCGGTGTTCGACACGTTCCTGGCGAACGACTCCGTCGTCACCACCGACGTCCTCGGCTCCCCCGACGGCGATCTGCGCCTCTACCCGGACCTCGACCAGCTCGTGGTGCTGGCCGGGCAGCCCGGCTGGGCGTGGGCGCCCGTCGACCGGGTCACGCAGGACGGGGAGCGGCATCCCGGCTGCGGGCGCACCTTCCTGCGCCGTGTCGTCACCGAGGCGGCCGCGCGGCACGGCCTGACCTTCAAGGCGGCCGTGGAGGTCGAGTGGACGGTGGCCCGCGGGGACGCGCCCGGCGACGCGTTCGTGCCCGCGACGACCGGTCCGGCGTACGGGGCCGCGCGGCAGGTCGAGCTCGGCGACTGCACCGCCGACCTGCTCGCGGCGTGCGCGGCCCAGGGCCTCGACGTGGAACAGGTCCATCCGGAGTACGCGGCCGGTCAGTTCGAGATCTCGGTGGGTGCCGTCGACCCGGTCGCGGCGGCCGACCGCAGCGTGCTGGTGCGGCAGACGGTCCGTGCGGTGGCGCGGCGCCACGGGCTGCGCGTCTCGTTCGCCCCGGCCGTCGTGGGGCAGGGCGTCGGCAACGGCGGGCACGTCCATCTCTCGGCCTGGCGCGACGGGGCCAATCTGCACTCCGGGGGCGAGGGCCGGTACGGCATGACGGCCGAGGCGGAGTCGTTCACGGCCGGCCTCCTCGCCCACCTGCCCGGTCTCACGGCCGTGACCGCGCCGAGCCCCGCCAGCTACCTGCGGCTCAGGCCCTCGCAGTGGGCCGGGGTGTTCACCGCGTGGGGCCGCGAGACCCGGGAGACCGCCCTGCGTGTCGTCACGGGCACCGCGGGGCTGCGCGACCAGGCGGCCAACCTGGAGATCAAACCCGTCGACCTGGCCGCCAACCCCTACCTCGCGATCGGCTCCCTGATCGCCGCCGGACTGGACGGCCTGACCTCGTCCGCCACCCTGCCCGAGGAGACCACGGGGGACCCGGCACGGCTGAGCGAGGCCGAGGCGGCGGCCCGGGGTGTACGGCGGCTGCCGGTGTCGCTGGAACAGGCCGTCGCGGAGTTCCGCGGGGACGATGTGCTGCGGGCCGCCCTCGGTCCCGTCCTGGCGGACGCGGTGATCGCCGTACGGCGGGGAGAGCTGGCGTCCGTCGCCGGTCTCGACGACGACCAGGTGGCGGCGGCGTACCGGTGGAGGTACTGA
- a CDS encoding amidohydrolase family protein, with translation MGAVREALDALRLVDHHCHGTVAADLDREAFEPLLTEGDAWPGVSPFDSPAGVAVRRHCAPLLDLPRHAPVDQYLARRWELGRREVQRRFLSASGTDVFCVDTGYAPDRLTTPREVAEAAGGSAYEVVRLESVAESVRAAGVEPDAYADAFRAAALDAVRKPGVVAVKSVAAYRTGFDLDPVRPSDAEVTGAARHWAARGGRLDDPVLVRHLLWTAVDLGLPLQLHTGFGDNDIRLHRADPARLTDWLHLTAGTIPVLLLHCWPYQRQAAYLTAVFEQVYLDVGLTLHHVGPARAGAVLAEALEITPFRKLLYSSDAYGLAEFFHLGALAFRQGLAELLQERVDTDELSLQDALRIARWAGRDNARRVYGLPDDSPGGG, from the coding sequence GTGGGCGCGGTCCGCGAAGCGCTCGACGCCCTGCGCCTGGTCGACCACCACTGCCACGGCACGGTGGCCGCCGATCTCGACCGGGAGGCCTTCGAGCCGCTCCTCACGGAGGGCGACGCGTGGCCGGGCGTCTCGCCCTTCGACAGTCCCGCGGGCGTGGCCGTGCGCCGCCACTGCGCTCCCCTGCTGGACCTGCCGCGGCATGCCCCCGTCGACCAGTACCTGGCCCGGCGGTGGGAGCTCGGCCGACGTGAGGTGCAGCGGCGCTTCCTGAGCGCCTCGGGCACGGACGTCTTCTGCGTCGACACCGGCTACGCCCCCGACCGGCTCACCACCCCGCGCGAGGTCGCCGAGGCCGCGGGCGGGTCCGCGTACGAGGTCGTGCGGCTGGAGAGCGTCGCCGAGTCGGTGCGGGCGGCGGGGGTCGAGCCGGACGCCTACGCCGACGCCTTCCGGGCGGCGGCGCTGGACGCCGTACGGAAACCCGGCGTGGTGGCCGTGAAGTCGGTGGCGGCCTACCGCACCGGCTTCGACCTGGACCCGGTCCGGCCCTCGGACGCGGAGGTCACCGGCGCCGCCCGGCACTGGGCGGCCCGCGGCGGCCGCCTGGACGACCCGGTTCTGGTACGGCACCTGCTGTGGACCGCCGTCGACCTGGGTCTGCCGCTCCAGTTGCACACCGGGTTCGGCGACAACGACATCCGGCTGCACCGGGCCGACCCGGCCCGCCTCACGGACTGGCTGCACCTGACCGCCGGGACGATCCCGGTCCTGCTGCTGCACTGCTGGCCCTACCAGCGGCAGGCGGCGTACCTCACGGCGGTCTTCGAGCAGGTGTACCTCGACGTCGGCCTCACCCTCCACCACGTCGGCCCCGCCCGGGCCGGTGCGGTCCTGGCGGAGGCCCTGGAGATCACACCGTTCCGCAAGCTGCTGTACAGCTCCGACGCCTACGGTCTGGCCGAGTTCTTCCACCTCGGGGCGCTCGCCTTCCGGCAGGGCCTGGCGGAACTGCTCCAGGAGCGGGTGGACACCGACGAGCTGTCCCTGCAGGACGCACTGCGGATCGCCCGGTGGGCCGGGCGGGACAACGCCCGCCGGGTCTACGGGCTCCCGGACGACTCCCCGGGAGGCGGTTGA
- a CDS encoding NUDIX hydrolase family protein → MSDMTETTPGWLSSDDLEMARARMPILYVEAVPVRVDDSGEVTSVGLLLRIGPDGTVSRTLVSGRVLHHERVRDALLRHLEKDLGPVALPRVPASLQPFTVAEYFPTQGITPYHDPRQHAVSLAYIVPVTGDCRPRQDALDLVWFSPQEAVSAAVQSEMPGGHGVLLKQALAHAGCVI, encoded by the coding sequence ATGTCTGACATGACCGAAACCACGCCCGGCTGGCTGTCCTCCGACGACCTGGAGATGGCGCGTGCCCGTATGCCGATCCTGTACGTCGAGGCCGTCCCGGTCCGCGTCGACGACAGCGGCGAAGTCACCAGTGTCGGCCTGCTCCTGCGCATCGGGCCCGACGGGACGGTCAGCCGGACGCTGGTCTCCGGCCGCGTGTTGCACCACGAACGCGTCCGCGACGCCCTGCTGCGGCACCTGGAGAAGGACCTCGGCCCGGTCGCGCTGCCCCGCGTCCCGGCGTCGCTCCAGCCGTTCACGGTCGCGGAGTACTTCCCGACGCAGGGCATCACGCCGTACCACGACCCCCGCCAGCACGCGGTGTCCCTCGCCTACATCGTGCCGGTGACGGGTGACTGCCGGCCCCGGCAGGACGCCCTGGACCTGGTGTGGTTCAGCCCTCAGGAGGCCGTGTCGGCGGCGGTGCAGAGCGAGATGCCGGGTGGCCACGGGGTGCTGCTCAAGCAGGCGCTGGCCCATGCGGGCTGCGTGATCTGA
- a CDS encoding glycoside hydrolase family 43 protein, which yields MRLPDTTEAPMRLPDMPLHDPFVVADEPTRTYHLYTSNDPSMSGVDGTGTMVYRSHDLRDWTRPVVVFLTAGQEGIWATEGAWAPEVHAWDGRYYLFTTLHNADRPLPVPPSNPWGVPFRTPTHMRGTITAVSDSLLGPFTVLDPARPVPPEHLMTLDGTLYVDPSGRPWMVYAHEWLQTIDGTMEAVRLAPDLSRTVGDPIHLFKASDAPWTTEQIPAGVPHQLPPYITDGPQLYRTPDGSLLMLWSTYEKNTAGRDGTISGGYVQTYAVSGSGDIQGPWQQHRPLVRDDSGHGMLFHTFDGRLMMILHRPFENARGKLYEMGLHGHELTVLRRRDDLDGGG from the coding sequence ATGCGGCTTCCCGACACGACCGAAGCACCGATGCGGCTGCCGGACATGCCGCTGCACGACCCGTTCGTGGTCGCCGACGAGCCGACGCGGACCTACCACCTCTACACGTCCAACGACCCGTCCATGTCGGGCGTGGACGGCACCGGCACGATGGTCTACCGCAGCCACGACCTGCGCGACTGGACGCGTCCCGTCGTGGTGTTCCTGACGGCCGGGCAGGAGGGCATCTGGGCGACGGAGGGTGCCTGGGCGCCGGAGGTGCACGCCTGGGACGGCCGGTACTACCTCTTCACCACGCTGCACAACGCGGACCGGCCACTCCCGGTCCCGCCGTCCAATCCGTGGGGCGTCCCGTTCCGGACCCCGACCCACATGCGCGGCACGATCACGGCCGTCTCCGACTCACTGCTCGGCCCGTTCACCGTGCTCGACCCGGCACGCCCCGTCCCGCCCGAGCACCTCATGACCCTCGACGGCACGTTGTACGTCGACCCGTCCGGGCGACCCTGGATGGTGTACGCGCACGAGTGGCTCCAGACGATCGACGGAACGATGGAGGCGGTCCGGCTCGCCCCCGACCTGTCCCGGACGGTCGGCGACCCGATCCACCTCTTCAAGGCCTCGGACGCGCCCTGGACCACCGAGCAGATCCCCGCGGGGGTACCGCACCAGCTGCCGCCGTACATCACCGACGGCCCCCAGCTGTACCGCACCCCTGACGGGTCCCTGCTGATGCTGTGGTCGACCTACGAGAAGAACACGGCCGGCCGGGACGGCACGATCAGCGGCGGCTACGTGCAGACGTACGCGGTGTCGGGAAGCGGGGACATCCAGGGCCCGTGGCAGCAGCACCGGCCCCTGGTCCGCGACGACAGCGGCCACGGCATGCTGTTCCACACCTTCGACGGCCGCCTGATGATGATCCTCCACCGGCCCTTCGAGAACGCGCGCGGAAAGCTGTACGAGATGGGACTCCACGGTCACGAGCTGACGGTGCTGCGCCGCCGCGACGACCTCGACGGGGGCGGCTGA